The proteins below come from a single Fusobacteriaceae bacterium genomic window:
- a CDS encoding amidohydrolase translates to MEKTQKNKDFREELIRWRRHLHKHPESAFEEKETAAYLAAELEAMGLEVHRGVGRTGLVANLAGRPGGTVIGIRADMDAICMTEKGDRPWASINPERMHACGHDGHMATLLGAARLLSRQRNFSGTVRFIFQPAEEPGYGARAMLEEGLLERFPLDEIYGFHNIPTFPAGTIQTRTGGIMASEDDFTIKITGKGSHSSSPHIGVDPLVTAAEIILALQTVVSRNVPPTETAVISCTELETDGVRNAIPSHVTIKGDTRSFTPLVQALLEERMRTLCDNICRMHGALCDFSYTHEFAPAINWAEPVANAVAAARNIVGSENVVVPCEPAMASEDFGLFLEKIPGCIVFLGTGRDPSPQNNIPLHNALYDYNDDMLETGAKFFAELVRLRLS, encoded by the coding sequence ATGGAAAAAACGCAGAAAAACAAAGATTTCCGGGAGGAATTGATCCGCTGGCGGCGTCATTTGCACAAGCATCCCGAGAGCGCCTTTGAAGAAAAGGAAACGGCGGCTTATCTGGCCGCGGAGCTTGAAGCTATGGGACTTGAGGTTCATCGCGGCGTCGGAAGGACGGGCCTTGTGGCCAACCTCGCGGGCCGTCCGGGCGGGACCGTCATCGGAATCCGGGCCGACATGGACGCCATCTGCATGACGGAAAAGGGCGACCGGCCCTGGGCGTCAATCAATCCCGAGCGGATGCACGCCTGCGGCCATGACGGACATATGGCGACGCTCCTTGGCGCTGCCCGCTTGCTCTCGCGGCAAAGGAATTTTTCCGGGACCGTCCGTTTTATCTTTCAACCGGCCGAAGAACCCGGCTACGGGGCCAGGGCCATGCTGGAAGAAGGGCTCCTTGAGCGATTCCCGCTCGATGAAATTTACGGATTCCACAATATACCGACGTTTCCCGCGGGGACGATTCAGACCCGTACCGGCGGCATTATGGCCAGCGAAGACGACTTTACGATTAAAATCACCGGAAAGGGATCCCATTCCTCGAGCCCCCATATCGGGGTAGACCCCCTTGTGACGGCGGCCGAGATCATTCTGGCGCTCCAAACCGTGGTTTCGCGCAATGTGCCGCCGACGGAAACCGCCGTTATTTCCTGTACGGAATTGGAAACCGACGGCGTCCGGAACGCGATTCCGAGCCATGTGACCATAAAAGGCGATACCCGGAGCTTCACCCCGCTTGTACAGGCGTTGCTTGAAGAACGGATGCGGACGCTCTGCGACAACATCTGCCGAATGCACGGGGCTTTGTGCGACTTTTCCTATACGCATGAGTTCGCGCCCGCGATCAATTGGGCGGAACCCGTCGCCAACGCCGTGGCCGCCGCCCGCAATATCGTTGGCAGTGAAAATGTCGTCGTCCCCTGCGAGCCCGCCATGGCCTCGGAAGATTTCGGCCTTTTCCTTGAAAAAATTCCGGGCTGTATCGTTTTCCTGGGGACGGGGAGAGATCCCTCCCCCCAAAACAATATCCCGCTCCACAACGCGCTCTACGATTACAACGACGATATGCTGGAGACCGGAGCGAAATTCTTCGCGGAACTCGTACGTTTGCGCCTTTCTTGA
- a CDS encoding pyridoxal-phosphate dependent enzyme: MGEGMTPIIPFDENVLLKMDYYMPTLSFKDRGAAVLISHCKAIGVTSVVQDSSGNAGNSVAAGLHNNRYDFDESCLLAGVKSCLALAGHFSERKI, from the coding sequence CTGGGCGAAGGAATGACGCCAATCATTCCCTTTGACGAAAATGTACTCCTCAAAATGGACTATTATATGCCGACGCTTTCCTTTAAAGACCGCGGCGCGGCCGTCTTAATTTCTCATTGCAAGGCTATCGGCGTCACTTCCGTCGTTCAGGACAGCAGTGGCAATGCGGGCAACAGCGTGGCCGCCGGTCTGCATAACAACAGATACGATTTTGACGAAAGTTGTCTCTTGGCAGGCGTCAAGAGTTGCCTTGCCTTGGCGGGCCATTTTTCGGAGCGAAAAATCTGA
- the trpS gene encoding tryptophan--tRNA ligase encodes MKRSLSGIQSSGILHIGNYFGAIKQFVDHQNSGEYECFYFVADYHSLTSLPAPAEVRENTINIILDWLACGLDPEKSTIYIQSDIPEHTELTWILSCLTPMGLLERSHSYKDKIAKNILPNAGLFCYPILMACDILIYDSDVVPVGKDQKQHMEMTRDIAAKFNQQYNVDFFKLPEGLILDDVAVVPGTDGQKMSKSYGNTINMFAPAKELKKQIMSIVTDSTPLEEPKNPENNISALYRLVASVEKQNALKDKFLAGNFGYGDAKKELLAAMMEYFGQAREKREELVRNMDYVRDVLREGGKKARAIAMKKVAEAKEIVGLTGDMYKYF; translated from the coding sequence ATGAAAAGAAGTCTATCGGGAATACAATCAAGCGGCATTTTGCATATCGGCAATTATTTCGGCGCCATCAAACAGTTTGTGGACCACCAGAACAGCGGCGAATATGAGTGTTTTTACTTCGTGGCGGACTACCATTCGCTGACCTCGCTCCCGGCCCCGGCCGAAGTCAGGGAAAACACCATAAACATCATCCTCGACTGGCTGGCCTGCGGGCTTGATCCCGAAAAATCCACGATCTACATCCAGTCGGACATTCCGGAGCATACGGAATTGACCTGGATTCTGTCCTGCCTTACGCCCATGGGGCTTTTGGAGCGCTCCCATTCCTACAAAGACAAAATCGCGAAAAATATCCTGCCCAATGCCGGACTTTTCTGCTATCCGATCCTCATGGCCTGCGACATCCTGATTTACGACAGCGACGTGGTTCCCGTGGGGAAGGACCAGAAGCAGCATATGGAAATGACCCGCGATATCGCGGCCAAATTCAATCAGCAATACAACGTGGACTTTTTCAAGCTCCCCGAAGGGCTGATTCTCGACGACGTGGCCGTCGTTCCCGGTACGGACGGGCAGAAGATGAGCAAGTCCTACGGCAATACCATCAACATGTTCGCTCCGGCTAAAGAACTCAAAAAGCAGATTATGAGCATCGTGACGGATTCGACGCCGCTGGAGGAGCCGAAAAACCCGGAAAACAATATTTCGGCCCTCTATCGCCTCGTGGCTTCGGTCGAAAAACAGAACGCCCTCAAGGACAAATTTCTGGCCGGAAATTTCGGCTACGGCGACGCGAAAAAAGAACTGCTGGCGGCCATGATGGAATATTTCGGACAGGCCAGAGAAAAGCGGGAGGAACTTGTCCGCAACATGGACTATGTGCGGGATGTCCTGCGGGAAGGCGGAAAGAAGGCCAGGGCCATCGCCATGAAAAAAGTGGCCGAAGCCAAGGAAATCGTCGGGCTGACCGGGGATATGTACAAATATTTTTGA
- a CDS encoding proline--tRNA ligase has protein sequence MRFSKGYVKTLKETPKEAEVISHKLLLRAGMIKKLASGVYSFLPLGLRTLKKIETIVREEMNRAGAIELFLPVLQPAELWQESGRWTAMGPEMFRLKDRNERDFSLGPTHEEVIVDIVRNDISSYKSLPLHLYQIQTKFRDERRPRFGLMRGREFLMKDSYSFHRDLQSLEEEFQKMYNTYSRIFERCGLKFRAVEADSGAIGGTGSKEFHVLAESGEDEILYCDACDYASNVEAAVSAFENPTEALLAPELVSTPGKTTIEDLAVFLGIPESQTLKSMLYRDMVTDEIWMVLIRGDFAVNEIKLKNALGTLGVALLTDTEIADAGLAKGYIGPYDLAAANIKILADKSVINLVNAVAGGNRVDYHYKNVNYGRDYSALRIDDIRLVKTGDSCPRCGAPLMSARGIETGHIFKLKDKYTKPMNATFLDEKGEAQTIIMGTYGIGVSRTMAAAIEQHNDADGIIWPSVIAPYVVDVIPANVSDPVQAALAEELYGALNDAGVDTAMDDREERPGFKFKDADLIGFPFKVIAGKKAAQGVVELKIRKTGETLELDKKDVVAKIQELRKIY, from the coding sequence ATGCGATTCAGCAAAGGATATGTCAAAACATTGAAAGAAACGCCCAAGGAAGCCGAGGTCATCAGCCACAAGCTTTTGCTGAGGGCGGGGATGATCAAAAAACTCGCCAGCGGCGTCTACTCTTTTCTGCCGCTGGGCCTGAGGACCCTGAAAAAAATAGAGACCATCGTCCGGGAGGAAATGAACCGGGCGGGGGCCATTGAACTGTTTCTGCCGGTGCTGCAACCGGCGGAACTCTGGCAGGAAAGCGGCCGCTGGACGGCCATGGGCCCCGAAATGTTCCGGCTCAAGGACAGAAACGAGCGGGATTTTTCCCTGGGTCCCACCCATGAGGAAGTCATCGTTGATATTGTCAGAAACGACATCTCGTCCTACAAATCGCTGCCGCTCCATCTCTATCAGATCCAGACGAAATTCCGTGACGAACGCCGGCCCCGTTTCGGTCTCATGCGCGGACGGGAATTTCTCATGAAAGACAGCTATTCCTTCCACCGGGACTTGCAGTCCCTCGAGGAGGAGTTTCAGAAAATGTACAACACGTATTCGCGGATCTTTGAGCGCTGCGGCCTGAAATTCCGCGCCGTGGAAGCGGATTCCGGGGCCATCGGCGGGACGGGATCCAAAGAATTTCACGTGCTGGCCGAATCGGGCGAAGACGAGATTCTCTACTGCGACGCCTGCGACTACGCCTCCAACGTGGAGGCGGCCGTAAGCGCTTTTGAAAACCCGACGGAGGCGCTTCTTGCCCCGGAGCTGGTATCTACGCCCGGCAAGACGACGATCGAAGATCTTGCCGTATTTTTAGGAATCCCCGAATCCCAGACCCTGAAGTCCATGCTGTACCGCGACATGGTCACCGACGAGATCTGGATGGTTCTGATCCGCGGGGACTTCGCCGTCAATGAGATCAAGCTCAAAAACGCGCTGGGTACGCTGGGCGTGGCCCTTTTGACCGATACGGAAATCGCTGACGCGGGACTCGCCAAGGGCTATATCGGCCCCTATGACCTTGCGGCCGCAAACATCAAAATTCTTGCCGACAAGAGCGTCATAAACCTTGTCAACGCCGTGGCGGGCGGCAACCGCGTCGATTATCATTACAAAAATGTCAATTACGGAAGGGATTACAGCGCCCTGCGCATTGACGATATCCGCCTGGTGAAAACGGGAGACTCCTGTCCCCGTTGCGGCGCGCCCCTGATGAGCGCCCGGGGCATTGAGACCGGTCATATCTTCAAACTCAAGGACAAATACACGAAGCCCATGAACGCAACCTTTCTCGACGAAAAAGGCGAAGCGCAGACCATCATTATGGGGACCTACGGCATCGGGGTCTCCCGGACCATGGCCGCCGCCATCGAGCAGCACAACGACGCCGACGGGATTATCTGGCCCAGCGTCATCGCCCCCTATGTGGTTGACGTGATCCCCGCCAATGTCTCGGATCCCGTGCAGGCGGCTCTGGCCGAAGAACTCTACGGCGCCCTCAACGACGCCGGCGTCGATACGGCCATGGACGACCGGGAGGAACGACCGGGCTTCAAATTCAAGGACGCGGATCTGATCGGTTTTCCCTTCAAAGTCATCGCGGGAAAGAAAGCCGCCCAGGGCGTCGTGGAGCTCAAAATCAGAAAAACCGGCGAAACGCTGGAGCTCGACAAAAAAGACGTCGTGGCGAAGATACAGGAACTGCGAAAAATCTATTAA
- the mglB gene encoding galactose/glucose ABC transporter substrate-binding protein MglB, producing the protein MKRLSLFLGALVVLGLATVGSTTVQAAPKYKIGFTAYKYDDNFIALVRKVVEGEAAKEKDKFELQANDSQNSQQTQNDQIDVMLSKGVNALAINLVDNGAAKTVLDKISKEKIPVVFYNRKPSDEAMASYDKVYYVGTDPNAQGIAQGELILKYWKAHPEADLNKDGKIQYVLLKGEPGHPDAEARTKYAPETIKKGGVDVVELHQDTAMWDTAQAKDKTDAWLSGPNGDKIEVIICNNDAMAFGAIESAKALGKKLPIFGVDALPEALVKIETGEMVGTVLNDAKGQGFATWKLAANLAEGKKPTEGTDIKLEGKEVLVPSVGIDKDNVKEYK; encoded by the coding sequence ATGAAAAGACTGAGTTTGTTTTTAGGCGCATTGGTGGTTTTGGGTTTGGCAACCGTGGGCAGTACAACCGTGCAGGCCGCCCCGAAGTACAAGATCGGGTTTACGGCATACAAGTACGACGACAATTTCATTGCACTTGTCCGCAAAGTTGTTGAAGGCGAGGCCGCCAAGGAAAAAGACAAGTTTGAGCTGCAGGCCAACGATTCCCAGAACAGCCAGCAGACACAGAACGATCAGATCGACGTTATGCTCTCCAAAGGCGTAAACGCTCTGGCCATCAACCTCGTGGACAACGGGGCCGCCAAGACTGTTTTGGACAAGATCAGCAAGGAAAAAATTCCCGTTGTGTTCTACAACCGGAAGCCCAGCGATGAAGCCATGGCTTCCTATGACAAAGTGTACTATGTGGGCACCGATCCCAACGCCCAGGGCATCGCCCAGGGCGAATTGATCCTGAAATACTGGAAAGCCCATCCCGAAGCCGACTTGAACAAAGACGGCAAAATCCAGTATGTGCTCCTCAAAGGCGAGCCGGGCCATCCCGACGCCGAAGCGAGAACAAAATACGCTCCCGAGACCATCAAGAAAGGCGGCGTAGACGTGGTGGAGCTCCATCAGGATACGGCCATGTGGGATACGGCCCAGGCCAAAGACAAGACCGACGCGTGGCTCTCGGGCCCCAACGGCGACAAGATTGAAGTCATCATCTGCAATAATGACGCCATGGCATTCGGCGCGATCGAATCGGCCAAAGCTCTCGGCAAGAAACTGCCCATATTCGGCGTAGACGCGCTGCCCGAAGCTCTCGTCAAGATTGAGACCGGCGAAATGGTCGGAACAGTCCTGAACGACGCCAAGGGACAGGGCTTCGCGACCTGGAAACTGGCGGCGAACCTGGCCGAAGGCAAGAAACCCACCGAAGGAACGGACATCAAGCTCGAAGGCAAAGAAGTGCTCGTTCCCAGCGTAGGGATCGACAAAGACAACGTGAAAGAGTACAAATAA
- the mglA gene encoding galactose/methyl galactoside ABC transporter ATP-binding protein MglA has product MSEAFLLEMSGISKEFPGVKALDNVSLQVRAGTVHALMGENGAGKSTLMKCLFGIYKKDAGQIFLAGKEVNFRSSKEALDNGVSMVHQELNQVLQRNILDNIWLGRFPMKSLFVDEKKMYEDTVKIFKDLEINIDPRKKVADLQVADRQMVEIAKAVSYNSKIIVMDEPTSSLTEREVSHLFKIINKLRENGCGIIYISHKIEEIRAIAQEVTVLRDGKYIGTEKIEDVTTDKIISMMVGRDLTDRFPPRVEKEISETLLEVENLTAATQPSINDVSFELKKGEVLGIAGLVGAKRTDIVETIFGIRQRSKGTIRIHGRAVRNKTPLEAIKNGFSLVTEERRATGIYSMLSVKFNSIIANVRQYIGKTKVLLEEGKMKEDTKWVIDSMRVKTPSQNTSIGSLSGGNQQKVILGRWLLTNPDVLLLDEPTRGIDVLAKYEIYQLILDLARRGKGIIMISSEMPELLGVTDRILVMSNGRVAGIVNATETSQEEIMALSAKYL; this is encoded by the coding sequence ATGAGTGAAGCATTTTTGCTGGAAATGAGCGGCATATCCAAGGAATTTCCGGGCGTAAAGGCTCTGGACAACGTCAGCCTGCAAGTCCGGGCCGGGACCGTGCACGCGCTGATGGGGGAAAACGGCGCCGGAAAGTCCACGCTGATGAAATGCCTCTTCGGCATTTACAAAAAAGACGCTGGGCAAATTTTCCTCGCCGGGAAGGAAGTCAATTTCCGCTCGTCCAAGGAAGCCCTCGATAATGGAGTATCCATGGTGCATCAGGAATTGAACCAGGTTTTGCAGCGCAACATCCTCGACAACATCTGGCTCGGCCGTTTTCCGATGAAGAGCCTTTTTGTGGACGAAAAGAAAATGTATGAGGATACGGTCAAAATTTTCAAGGACCTCGAAATCAATATCGACCCCAGGAAAAAAGTGGCGGACCTGCAGGTGGCCGACCGGCAGATGGTGGAAATCGCCAAGGCCGTCTCCTACAATTCGAAAATCATCGTAATGGACGAGCCCACTTCTTCGCTGACGGAGCGGGAGGTCTCCCATCTGTTCAAAATCATCAACAAACTTCGGGAAAACGGTTGCGGCATCATCTATATTTCCCATAAAATCGAAGAAATCCGGGCCATCGCCCAGGAAGTGACCGTGCTCCGGGACGGCAAATACATCGGGACCGAAAAAATCGAGGACGTGACGACGGACAAGATCATTTCCATGATGGTGGGCAGGGACCTGACGGACCGCTTCCCGCCCCGGGTGGAAAAAGAGATCTCCGAAACGCTTTTGGAAGTCGAAAACCTCACGGCGGCGACGCAGCCTTCGATCAACGACGTGTCCTTTGAGCTCAAAAAAGGCGAAGTATTAGGCATTGCAGGCCTTGTGGGGGCCAAGCGCACCGATATCGTCGAGACCATCTTCGGCATTCGCCAGCGCTCCAAGGGGACGATCCGGATTCACGGCAGAGCCGTCCGGAACAAGACCCCCCTTGAGGCCATCAAAAACGGTTTTTCCCTCGTGACCGAAGAACGCAGGGCCACGGGAATCTACAGTATGCTGAGCGTAAAATTCAACAGCATCATCGCCAATGTCCGGCAGTATATCGGAAAGACGAAAGTCCTTCTGGAAGAAGGGAAAATGAAGGAAGATACCAAGTGGGTCATCGACAGCATGCGGGTCAAGACCCCCTCCCAGAATACGAGTATCGGCTCCCTTTCCGGAGGGAATCAGCAGAAAGTGATCCTCGGCCGCTGGCTTCTGACGAACCCCGACGTGCTTTTGCTGGATGAGCCGACCCGGGGGATCGACGTCCTCGCCAAATACGAAATCTACCAGCTGATTCTGGACCTGGCTCGGCGGGGCAAGGGCATCATCATGATCTCTTCGGAAATGCCGGAGCTCTTGGGCGTGACCGACAGAATTCTCGTGATGAGCAACGGCCGGGTGGCGGGCATCGTCAACGCCACGGAAACAAGCCAGGAAGAAATCATGGCGCTTTCGGCCAAGTATCTATAA
- the mglC gene encoding galactose/methyl galactoside ABC transporter permease MglC, translating to MKKEMNLKKLLIENGLYTVLILILVMIIVREPTFLSIRNFKNILTQSCVRAIIALGVAGLIVTQGTDLSAGRQVGFAAVISATLLQDMNAPNKLLKIGEVALPVALLVVIAVGLVIGMINGFVVSYFDIHPFIVTMGMMTAVYGANSLYYDYVGSAPIASFSEKYTKFAQESFHLGSVSLPYLILYAAIATFIMWVLWNKTKFGKDLFAVGGNKEAARVSGVNVLLTFLKVYALSGIYYAVGGFLEAGRIGSATNNLGNMYEMDAIAACVIGGVSFYGGTGKISGVITGVLALTVINYGLTYVGVRPYYQYIIKGFIIVAAVVFDSMKLRRKK from the coding sequence ATGAAGAAAGAAATGAATCTGAAAAAACTCTTGATCGAAAACGGCTTGTATACGGTGCTCATCTTGATTCTCGTGATGATCATCGTGCGGGAGCCCACGTTTTTGAGCATACGCAATTTCAAGAACATCCTGACCCAGTCCTGCGTCCGGGCCATCATCGCCCTGGGCGTCGCGGGTCTCATCGTGACCCAGGGAACGGACCTCTCGGCGGGCCGCCAGGTGGGCTTCGCGGCCGTCATTTCGGCGACGCTGCTGCAAGACATGAACGCCCCCAACAAATTGTTGAAAATCGGTGAAGTGGCCCTTCCCGTGGCGCTTCTGGTCGTGATTGCCGTGGGGCTTGTGATCGGTATGATCAATGGCTTCGTCGTCTCATATTTTGACATCCATCCCTTTATTGTGACCATGGGGATGATGACGGCGGTTTACGGGGCAAATTCCCTGTACTATGACTATGTGGGATCCGCCCCCATCGCGAGCTTCAGCGAAAAATACACGAAGTTCGCCCAGGAGAGCTTTCATTTGGGGAGCGTGTCGCTGCCTTACCTGATCCTCTACGCGGCCATCGCCACGTTCATCATGTGGGTGCTGTGGAACAAGACAAAATTCGGAAAGGATCTCTTTGCCGTGGGCGGCAACAAGGAAGCGGCCCGGGTGTCTGGCGTCAACGTGCTTCTGACCTTCCTCAAAGTCTACGCCCTTTCGGGCATTTACTACGCCGTCGGCGGCTTTCTCGAAGCGGGCCGGATCGGCTCCGCCACCAACAATCTCGGCAACATGTATGAGATGGACGCCATCGCGGCCTGCGTCATCGGCGGCGTGTCCTTCTACGGCGGCACGGGCAAGATATCGGGCGTCATCACCGGAGTGCTGGCGTTGACCGTCATCAATTACGGCCTCACCTATGTGGGCGTAAGGCCCTATTACCAGTACATCATCAAAGGCTTCATCATCGTGGCGGCCGTCGTCTTCGACTCCATGAAGCTCCGCCGGAAGAAATAA
- a CDS encoding radical SAM protein, giving the protein MRKSGKNLWIDAFSRVYVEEGAESFPLTAQILRNLPKAAVIPVGRYGELFSRKGQDFRLQKNAPQLILAVKREGFFFPGAKVCENFGRANFFYSSQILNCLYDCAYCYLQGVYDSANLVVFVNIEHTFREISTFLSRAPMYLCVSYDTDLLALDRLTGLAERWYEFAETKSNLMIELRTKCSNIGFLRRKDVNPNFVLAWTLSPERVCGLYERGSSSLKQRLAALREAVDLGYTVRICLDPLLAVPDFEKLYGELIEEIFSVVKGDELLDVSVGTFRISGEYLKRLRKNRPDCALTRYPFTLRDGVYSYPPEKSAAMLGFVRGKLLHYVRETQIYITDF; this is encoded by the coding sequence TTGAGGAAATCCGGAAAAAACTTGTGGATTGACGCCTTTTCCCGCGTCTATGTGGAAGAAGGGGCGGAATCTTTTCCGCTGACGGCGCAAATCCTCCGCAACCTGCCAAAGGCCGCCGTCATTCCCGTAGGCCGGTATGGGGAACTCTTTTCCCGGAAAGGACAGGATTTTCGCCTGCAAAAAAACGCGCCCCAGCTGATCCTCGCGGTCAAGCGGGAGGGGTTTTTCTTTCCCGGCGCCAAGGTCTGCGAAAATTTCGGGCGCGCCAATTTCTTTTACAGCTCCCAGATCCTCAACTGCCTTTATGACTGCGCCTACTGCTACCTGCAGGGGGTCTATGACTCGGCCAATCTCGTGGTTTTTGTCAACATTGAGCATACGTTCCGGGAAATTTCGACCTTTTTGTCCCGGGCGCCCATGTATCTCTGCGTTTCCTACGATACGGACCTGCTGGCTCTGGACCGCTTGACAGGCCTCGCCGAGCGCTGGTACGAGTTCGCGGAGACAAAGTCAAATTTAATGATCGAATTAAGAACAAAATGTTCTAATATAGGATTTTTAAGGCGCAAAGATGTAAATCCGAACTTTGTTCTCGCCTGGACGCTTTCCCCGGAGCGCGTGTGCGGCTTATATGAGCGGGGGAGCTCTTCCCTGAAGCAAAGGCTTGCGGCCCTGCGGGAAGCCGTCGATTTGGGGTATACGGTCCGGATTTGTCTCGATCCCCTGCTGGCCGTTCCCGATTTTGAAAAGTTGTACGGGGAATTGATCGAAGAAATTTTTTCCGTGGTCAAAGGCGACGAACTCCTTGATGTGAGCGTCGGAACCTTCCGGATCTCCGGCGAATACCTGAAGCGCCTGCGGAAAAACCGGCCGGACTGCGCGCTGACCCGCTATCCCTTTACGCTCCGCGACGGGGTTTATTCCTACCCGCCGGAAAAATCCGCGGCCATGCTGGGCTTCGTGCGGGGAAAATTGCTTCATTATGTCAGGGAAACGCAAATTTACATAACGGACTTTTAG
- a CDS encoding amidohydrolase, whose translation MKTLELAKKYHDFVVQMRREFHKNPEASMKEFNTQKRIREELDKIGVENVPCGGTGVLATIRGKQPGLTVALRGDIDALAVVEENEKEYASTVPGLMHACGHDSHGAMLLGAARVLQDMKDEIKGTVKFFFQPGEEVGLGALAMIKDGALEGVDGVMGIHVSSELPSGVINAQGGPRMASADMFKITITGKGGHGAHPEETIDAVVVGAAMVMNLQTVVSREFSPLDPLVVTVGSLKSGTRMNVIAPTAVLEGTVRYFRSDYAEPVKAAIERIMRLTAETFRATAELEYNYLIRPTYNDEAVALIAEKAAAEAAGEKNVVKAPLTTGSEDFSEFSSRVPGVMTRLGTGDAAKGTDFPHHHGRFDVDEDALVYGIAFYAQFALDFLAEYKK comes from the coding sequence ATGAAAACACTGGAACTGGCAAAAAAATACCACGACTTTGTGGTTCAGATGCGGCGGGAATTCCACAAAAATCCCGAAGCGAGCATGAAAGAATTCAACACGCAGAAAAGGATCCGCGAGGAACTCGACAAGATCGGCGTGGAAAACGTTCCCTGCGGCGGAACAGGCGTTCTTGCCACGATCCGGGGCAAGCAGCCGGGTCTTACGGTAGCCCTCAGGGGGGATATCGACGCCCTGGCGGTCGTTGAGGAAAACGAAAAGGAATACGCCTCGACGGTACCGGGCCTCATGCACGCCTGCGGCCATGACAGCCACGGGGCCATGCTCCTTGGGGCCGCCAGGGTTTTGCAGGATATGAAGGACGAAATCAAGGGGACCGTGAAGTTTTTCTTCCAGCCCGGCGAAGAAGTGGGCCTAGGGGCTCTCGCCATGATCAAAGACGGCGCCCTTGAAGGCGTGGACGGCGTTATGGGGATCCACGTGTCGTCTGAGCTCCCTTCGGGCGTCATCAACGCCCAGGGCGGGCCGCGCATGGCTTCCGCCGATATGTTCAAGATCACGATCACGGGAAAGGGCGGTCACGGGGCTCATCCCGAGGAAACCATCGACGCCGTTGTCGTGGGGGCCGCCATGGTCATGAATCTCCAGACCGTCGTGAGCCGGGAATTCTCCCCTCTCGATCCTCTGGTGGTGACCGTGGGTTCGCTGAAATCGGGAACGAGAATGAACGTCATCGCGCCGACGGCCGTCCTTGAAGGGACTGTGCGCTATTTCCGGAGCGACTACGCCGAGCCGGTAAAGGCCGCCATCGAACGGATCATGAGGCTCACGGCCGAAACCTTCCGGGCCACGGCGGAGCTTGAATACAACTATCTGATCAGGCCCACCTACAACGACGAAGCGGTCGCCCTGATCGCGGAAAAGGCGGCGGCGGAAGCGGCCGGAGAAAAAAATGTCGTCAAAGCGCCCCTGACCACCGGCAGCGAAGACTTTTCGGAATTTTCCTCCCGGGTTCCCGGCGTCATGACGAGACTGGGAACGGGCGACGCGGCCAAGGGAACGGATTTTCCCCACCACCATGGTCGCTTTGACGTCGACGAGGACGCCCTGGTCTATGGCATAGCCTTCTACGCGCAATTTGCCCTGGACTTCCTCGCCGAATACAAAAAATAA